In the genome of Streptosporangiales bacterium, one region contains:
- a CDS encoding amidohydrolase family protein has protein sequence MSGDEGFSIVHGTVVDGTGREPLPDARVDVVDGRIAWVGRAADRPDDDPSGPRRCIDATGRTVIPGLADCHVHLCHTLAKASEWGPPAGRWLSESEQVVNGVVQAQRALRAGLTTVRDLGCATTGVFAIARLTETGTVAGPRVLPAGRIICMTGGHGHRTGRECDGPVEAKKAAREQIKAGARWLKVAATGGARSPNEKLTSIQLDEEEMHAVVTEAEGAEMSVAAHAHASAGISAAVRAGVRTIEHGVFLTDEVIEQLVAAGVALVPTLSVYRRLVERGLAEGAEPYACAKSEEALEPHLDSVRRAVRGGVRVVFGTDAGGPYHQIGADNVLELEMMREAGMSPMQVLRAATGEAADVLGVGDETGTVEVGKAADLVALDGDPLVDVSAYGAVAFVVKGGRLHHVAEPMP, from the coding sequence ATGAGCGGTGACGAGGGATTCTCGATCGTGCACGGCACGGTCGTCGACGGGACGGGACGCGAGCCGTTGCCCGACGCGCGGGTCGACGTCGTCGACGGGCGGATCGCCTGGGTCGGGCGGGCGGCGGACCGACCCGATGACGACCCGAGCGGGCCGCGTCGGTGTATCGACGCCACCGGCAGGACCGTCATCCCCGGGCTCGCCGACTGCCACGTCCACCTCTGCCACACGCTGGCCAAGGCCTCGGAGTGGGGGCCGCCGGCAGGTCGCTGGCTGAGCGAGTCCGAGCAGGTCGTCAACGGTGTCGTCCAGGCGCAGCGCGCGTTGCGCGCGGGCCTCACGACGGTCCGCGACCTGGGCTGCGCGACCACCGGGGTGTTCGCGATCGCCCGGCTGACCGAGACCGGGACGGTCGCCGGGCCGCGGGTCCTGCCCGCGGGCAGGATCATCTGCATGACCGGTGGCCACGGCCACCGCACCGGGCGTGAGTGCGACGGGCCGGTGGAGGCGAAGAAGGCGGCGCGCGAGCAGATCAAGGCGGGCGCGCGGTGGCTCAAGGTCGCGGCGACGGGCGGAGCACGGTCACCCAACGAGAAGCTCACGTCGATCCAGCTCGACGAGGAGGAGATGCACGCGGTCGTCACCGAGGCCGAGGGCGCGGAGATGTCGGTCGCCGCCCACGCGCACGCCTCCGCCGGCATCAGTGCCGCCGTACGCGCGGGCGTCCGCACCATCGAGCACGGGGTGTTCCTCACCGACGAGGTGATCGAGCAGCTGGTCGCCGCCGGCGTCGCGCTCGTCCCCACGCTGTCGGTGTACCGCCGGCTCGTGGAGCGAGGTCTCGCCGAGGGTGCGGAGCCGTACGCGTGCGCGAAGTCGGAGGAGGCCCTCGAGCCGCACCTCGACAGCGTCCGCCGAGCGGTGCGCGGTGGCGTGCGGGTCGTGTTCGGCACCGACGCGGGCGGCCCGTACCACCAGATCGGCGCGGACAACGTGCTGGAGCTGGAGATGATGCGCGAGGCGGGGATGAGCCCGATGCAGGTGCTCAGGGCCGCGACGGGGGAGGCGGCAGACGTGCTGGGCGTCGGGGACGAGACCGGCACCGTCGAGGTGGGCAAGGCCGCGGACCTCGTCGCCCTCGACGGGGATCCGCTGGTCGACGTGAGCGCGTACGGCGCTGTCGCGTTCGTGGTGAAGGGTGGTCGTCTGCACCACGTCGCGGAGCCGATGCCGTAG